A genomic stretch from Etheostoma cragini isolate CJK2018 chromosome 8, CSU_Ecrag_1.0, whole genome shotgun sequence includes:
- the sephs1 gene encoding selenide, water dikinase 1, whose translation MSVRESFNPESYELDKNFRLTRFAELKGTGCKVPQDVLQKLLETLQENHYQEDEQFLGAVMPRLGIGMDTCVIPLRHGGLSLVQTTDYIYPIVDDPYMMGRIACANVLSDLYAMGVTECDNMLMLLGVSNKMSEKERDKVMPLIIQGFKDASEEAGTSVTGGQTVLNPWVVMGGVATTVCQPNEFIMPDNAVPGDVLVLTKPLGTQVAVAVHQWLDIPEKWNKIKLVVTQEDVELAYHEAMMNMARLNRTAAGLMHTFNAHAATDITGFGILGHAQTLARQQRSEVSFVIHNLPVLAKMAAVSKACGNMFGLMHGTCPETSGGLLICLPREQAARFCAEIKSPKYGEGHQAWIIGIVEKGNRTARIIDKPRIIEVAPQAATQNVNPTPGATS comes from the exons ATGTCCGTGAGGGAATCCTTTAACCCCGAAAGCTATGAGCTGGACAAGAACTTCAGACTCACACGCTTTGCTGAGCTCAAGGGCACAGGCTGCAAG GTGCCCCAAGATGTGTTACAGAAGCTGCTAGAAACCCTTCAGGAGAACCACTATCAAGAGGATGAACAGTTCCTGGGGGCTGTTATGCCCCGATTAG gcaTAGGAATGGACACATGTGTGATCCCTCTCAGACACGGAGGCCTTTCTCTCGTCCAGACAACAGATTATATCTACCCCATTGTGGATGACCCCTACATGATG GGAAGAATTGCTTGTGCCAATGTTTTAAGTGACCTGTACGCCATGGGAGTAACAGAGTGTGACAACATGTTGATGCTTCTGGGAGTCAGCAACAAAATGTCAGAGAAG GAGAGGGACAAAGTCATGCCACTAATCATCCAGGGATTCAAGGATGCATCAGAGGAGGCAGGCACATCTGTAACAGGCGGACAGACAGTGCTCAATCCCTGGGTGGTGATGGGAGGAGTTGCTACAACAGTCTGCCAACCCAACGAGTTTATCAT GCCAGACAATGCAGTGCCAGGCGACGTGTTGGTGTTGACCAAGCCACTTGGAACACAAGTGGCCGTTGCAGTACACCAGTGGCTAGATATT CCTGAGAAGTGGAACAAGATTAAGCTGGTGGTAACCCAGGAGGATGTAGAGCTGGCCTACCATGAAGCCATGATGAACATGGCTCGGCTCAACAGGACAG CGGCTGGTCTCATGCACACCTTCAATGCTCATGCAGCAACCGACATCACAGGGTTCGGCATCCTTGGCCATGCTCAGACGTTGGCACGGCAACAACGAAGTGAGGTGTCATTTGTGATCCACAACCTCCCAGTGCTCGCCAAGATGGCCGCCGTTTCCAAGGCCTGTGGGAACATGTTTGGACTCATGCACGGCACCTGCCCTGAAacatcag GAGGCCTGCTTATCTGTCTGCCTCGGGAGCAGGCTGCCCGCTTCTGTGCCGAGATCAAATCCCCAAAATACGGCGAGGGCCACCAAGCGTGGATCATCGGGATTGTAGAGAAAGGAAACCGCACTGCTCGCATCATAGACAAACCACGGATCATAGAGGTGGCACCACAAGCAGCCACGCAGAATGTCAACCCAACTCCCGGTGCAACTTCTTAA